The following coding sequences are from one Streptomyces dengpaensis window:
- a CDS encoding transglycosylase family protein → MSACAENTHDNGHKARTTTEAGTATRSGTTTKSGTTTRARTTAVLAGAALLAPLGLLTATGNAAAADSGVWDRIAQCESGGNWHINTGNGYYGGLQFSAGTWRAYGGTAYAATADKASKAAQIAVATKVQRAQGWGAWPTCSARAGAYGNAPASSGAGSGAGSAATKSTPKSASSKPSESKPSKAPARSSGHADRGASRGDYTVREGDTLSGIAARHGTTWKKIYAANQAVIGGDPDLIVPGQRLDL, encoded by the coding sequence ATGTCCGCATGTGCCGAGAACACTCACGACAACGGCCATAAGGCGCGTACGACGACCGAGGCCGGAACGGCGACCCGATCCGGTACGACGACCAAGTCCGGTACGACGACCAGGGCTCGTACGACGGCGGTCCTCGCCGGGGCGGCTCTGCTCGCCCCGCTCGGACTGCTCACCGCGACCGGCAACGCCGCAGCGGCCGACAGTGGAGTGTGGGACCGCATCGCACAGTGCGAGAGCGGCGGGAACTGGCACATCAACACCGGCAATGGCTACTACGGAGGACTCCAGTTCTCCGCCGGCACCTGGCGCGCGTACGGCGGCACCGCCTACGCGGCGACCGCCGACAAGGCCTCCAAGGCCGCGCAGATCGCCGTCGCCACCAAGGTCCAGCGCGCACAGGGATGGGGCGCGTGGCCCACCTGTTCGGCGCGCGCGGGAGCGTACGGAAACGCGCCCGCGTCCTCGGGCGCCGGGTCCGGCGCGGGATCGGCCGCCACGAAGTCAACACCCAAGTCGGCCTCGTCGAAGCCGTCGGAGTCCAAGCCGTCGAAGGCGCCGGCTCGCTCGTCGGGCCACGCCGACCGCGGCGCGTCCCGCGGCGACTACACCGTGCGCGAGGGAGACACCCTGAGCGGCATCGCCGCCCGGCACGGGACCACCTGGAAGAAGATCTACGCCGCCAACCAGGCCGTGATCGGCGGTGACCCCGACCTGATCGTGCCGGGGCAGCGGCTCGACCTCTGA